From one Lemur catta isolate mLemCat1 chromosome 5, mLemCat1.pri, whole genome shotgun sequence genomic stretch:
- the LOC123638573 gene encoding LOW QUALITY PROTEIN: 39S ribosomal protein L30, mitochondrial-like (The sequence of the model RefSeq protein was modified relative to this genomic sequence to represent the inferred CDS: inserted 2 bases in 1 codon; deleted 1 base in 1 codon) — protein MAGILRKVVQRPLGRLQTVTKGAESLIYTHWIRHKFTKSRIPDKVFQPSPEDHEKYGRDPQNPHKLHIVTRIKSTKRRPYWEKDIIKMLGLQKAHAPQVHKNIPSVNAKLKVVKHLIRIKPLKLPQGLPTEEDXSNTHLKSTGELVVQWHLKPVEQKTINS, from the exons ATGGCAGGGATTTTGCGTAAAGTAGTTCAGAGGCCCTTAGGCAGACTACAGACTGTGACAAAAGGTGCAGAATCTCTGATTTACACACACTGGATTCGTCACAAATTTACCAAGTCAAGAATTCCAGATAAAGTGTTTCAGCCTTCACCTGAAGATCATGAAAAGTATGGCAGGGATCCACAGAACCCTCATAAACTGCATATTGTTACCagaataaaaagtacaaaaagacGTCCATATTGggaaaaagatataataaagatGCTTGGATTACAA AAAGCACATGCCCCTCAAGTTCACAAGAACATCCCTTCAGTGAATGCAAAACTGAAAGTGGTTAAACATTTGATAAGAATCAAGCCCCTGAAGTTGCCACAGGGACTTCCAACAGAGGAAGA GTCTAACACGCACCTCAAGAGCACTGGGGAATtagtagtgcagtggcatctgaAACCTGTTGAGCAGAAAACAATTAATTCCTAA